One genomic window of Chiloscyllium plagiosum isolate BGI_BamShark_2017 unplaced genomic scaffold, ASM401019v2 scaf_2228, whole genome shotgun sequence includes the following:
- the LOC122547960 gene encoding E3 ubiquitin-protein ligase TRIM39-like — translation MPSSIRDPGLLNVTPSQHNSSGAAPVPTKVSSPLTTIGKEAEKSLESASTPEHSDAVSKTPPQESVSEAATDQEKILQPSTGIDGTTEISERKSPLSLDPKTANCNLILSDDLRSVTWTDQQQPYSPHPKRFKYLPQVLCSQSFSSGSHSWDVVTDGNYWRIGIVYGSVEREGEVSSLGNSSKSWSLDFIAGYLTARHNSQITVLPLLPSVNRIRVQLNYEAGTLSFYQVTDSLKHLHTFQTTFTEPVFPAFYSWDKSLKLLSST, via the exons A TGCCATCTTCCATCAGAGACCCGGGCTTACTGAATGTTACTCCTTCCCAGCATAACTCCTCTGGGGCAGCCCCTGTCCCCACAAAGGTCAGCTCACCATTGACTACAATTGGCAAGGAAGCTGAAAAATCCCTAG AGTCAGCGTCCACCCCTGAACACAGCGACGCAGTGAGCAAAACTCCTCCCCAAGAGAGTGTTTCTGAAGCAGCCACTGACCAAGAGAAAATTCTCCAGCCATCAACTGGAATTGATGGAACAACAGAAATATCCGAAA GAAAAAGTCCATTGAGCCTGGATCCAAAGACAGCAAACTGCAACTTGATTCTGTCTGATGACCTGAGATCAGTAACGTGGACTGACCAGCAACAGCCCTATTCGCCTCACCCAAAGAGATTTAAGTATCTTCCTCAAGTCCTTTGCTCCCAGAGCTTTTCCTCAGGATCCCATTCCTGGGATGTGGTGACTGATGGGAATTACTGGAGAATCGGGATTGTGTATGGGAGtgtggagagagagggggaagtcTCTTCTCTTGGAAACAGTAGTAAATCTTGGAGTTTGGATTTTATTGCAGGTTATCTTACAGCTCGGCACAACTCTCAGATCACAGTCCTTCCATTGCTCCCATCTGTAAACAGGATTCGAGTCCAGTTGAACTATGAGGCTGGGACTTTGTCATTTTACCAGGTCACTGACTCACTGAAACAtttacacacatttcaaactacATTCACTGAACCCGTGTTCCCAGCATTCTATAGTTGGGACAAATCACTAAAATTGTTAAGTTCAACATGA